The following DNA comes from Phycisphaerae bacterium.
AGCCCCGGCCCACCGTTCGATCCCGCCCACACGCACGCCAGCGCGAAAATCACCATCGTGATCCGCGCCAACTGCGACCGCTGACGCCGAGTCAACGTGTCCTCAATCTCCGTGCCGTTCACCTCGACGCCCCGCCCGTCACGCATCGCCCGGTGCGCATCCCGCATCGCCCGGATCTTGGCGTGCACCTCCTCCCTGCCCTCCTGAATTCGGCTCCGCAAATCCCGCCCGCCGTCCCGAACGTGACGCCACGAATCCCGATGCGCATCCTCCGCCTCGCCCTTCGGCCCCGGAGGCGGCGTCGCCGCCCCAGACCCACCCGATACCACCCCGCGACCCGCCACCGCACGCTCCGCCACCATCGTCAGACTGTCCGGCGAAAACATCGAAACGCTCGTCCGTACGTGCTCCGACCCGAACGCCGCCTCCACCATCTCGCCCGCCGTCTGATACCGGACCTTCGGGTCCTTCGACATCGCCTTCCTGATCACCGTCGCCAAAGGCTCCTCGATCATCGAAACGTCCGGCTCAGCCGCAACGTGCTTCATCAGAATCTCGCCGATGCTCGAACCCTCAAACGGCACCCGGCCCGTCAGCATCTCATACAACACCGCGCCCAACGCGTAAATATCAATCGTCCGGTAGTAATTCCCCGCCCCGATCTCCGGAGCCATGTAGTGCACCGTCCCCACCGTGATCGTCTGGCCGCTCTGGCGACTCGCGTTGATCACCTTGCTCAGCCCGTAGTCGCCGATCTTGACGTACCCGTCCTCGTAAAAAATGTTACCGGGTTTCAAATCCCGGTGGACAATCCCTCGGTCGTGCAAATACCCCAACCCCTTGGCGATCTCCCGCAGAAAAAACGCCGCCTTCTGAACCCCCATCCCATCCGGCGTCTCATTCAACAGCTCCCGCAGCGACGGGCCCGCCACGTACTCCATGATCACAAACGCCTGACCCTCGTCGTTGTGCCGAACGTCGAAAATCGTCACCAGGTGCGGGCTCTTCAAATTCATGCACTGGCTGATCCCCCGCAGCTCCACCTGCTCGTACATCTGAACCGACTTGAGCGCCACCTCCCGGCCGCTGTCGCTCACCGCGTAGTACACCTCCCCGAACCCGCCCCGGCCAACCGCGCGCTGGATCGTGTACCCCTCAAGCGGTCTATCGCCATACTTATATTTAAACACCTGATTCATCGTTCTGCCCAGCCTGTCTCAGTCCGCCGGCCTCGCCGGTCACAATTTGTATGACAACCATATCATCATATCAATTACCGTCGCCAACGACCCTGCTTATGCCTCATCCACAATCACCATCGAAACCCCCCCCACCGCCACCCGCGCGCCCGGCGCGATCCCGTCCTCACCGTCGTACGGCCTGCCCTCCACCGTCACCGCCTCGCCCGTCCGCACCATCACCCGCCCCTCCCGGCGATACATAACCACCGGCTGCGACAACTGTTCCGTGCGAATGTGCGCCCCCGCCGACGGTCCCATCACGATCTCCCGATCCATCAAAATGATCCGCCGCGCCTCCCCACGCGCCAATCGTGTCCCGCACAACTCCACCACCGCCGTCGTACTCGCGGCATTAGGCAATAAAAATTTCAATCTGCACCGTCGTGACAGTTCGATTCTAACACCGTCACTCAATAATGCCCGCCACGTTTCGCGACCGCCCACCATGATCGGTTTGTCCGATGAGGCAAAATAGTCCTCATCGATCCGCTCGAAAGTCACTGTGGCACAATCGGTTTCGGCTTGCACGACCACATCCGGCCTCGACGACTTGCCGCAGCCGATCGATACCCGATCGCCGCTGAGCACCAGAAAACTGCCCACGCCGTCCGCGTGAATGGCAAACCGTCCACCCATCTTCGTTCGCGGTGCCGTCACCTCCGCGGCACGCTGCGCCGCCACGTGCTTGACCGGCACAACTGACGGCGACGGCTCGACTTGCGCGCCCAGCAGGCCCAGCGGCCCCGCCCCGAGGTGCTCAGCCGCCTCAGCCGCCCGCTGCGCCGCGCCAATCGCCTCAACCAACCACTTGGCCTCCGGCACGATCGTCCGCACGCGATTCAGCGACTGCCAGCCGTCGCGAAAACGACCCGCCGCAATGCACCGCCACGCAGCCCGGCATTCATCCAGCGCCCGCCGCAATTCCGCGGCCTCCACCGCTTGGGTGGGCAGTCCGCAAAGCCGCTGGGCGAGGCTTTCCGCCAAATCCAATCGCCCCTGCACCAGCGCCTCGCGGGTGCGTTCGGCGATCCGGCTGACCACCTGGCCGGTCAGTTCGGCCAGCTCCGGGTTCGACCCGTGGGCGGTCATCGCCGCCGCCAAGTGGTTCAGCGCGCCGGTCCAGTCGTCGCATTCGATGCACTGCCGCGCCCGTCGGATCGCGGTCTGGGCCTGCCGGCGTCGCAGATCGGCTTCGTGGAGCAGGCCTTCGGCCCGCTCGCTGTGCTCCAAACCGGCCACGAGGGCCTCAGCGGCGCTGACGTCGCCTTGCGCCATCTGCTGTCGGGCGGCGGCGACCATGCCGTTTCGCCGTCGGCCGTCGCGGTCATGGTCGGCCATGGCCTGGCCGATGGCGGTTCGCAGCGATTCGATTTCGGGGTCGGCACCGCCGAGTTGGGCGGCGCGGGTGCAGTCGCTCATGGCGGCTGGGAGGCGTCCGGCTTCGAGGTGTTCGCGTCCGCGTTTGACGTAAGCCTTGATTAGTTCCGAGGTTAGCCTTTGGCCGTGGCGGTGTTCGCGAACGTCCGGATCGGCCAGCAGCTCGGCTGTCTCTTCGAGGCGGCCGTCCGCCAGGGCTGTTTCGGCCTGTTTGATACGAAGGAAAAGCACGGGAACCCTCTTTCACTCAGGGGTTTACAGGTTCGAGTATACCCTTGCCTCCGTTGGCCCGCAAGCCGGCCTCGCCCGGTCCGTCGCGCAAGACCTTCTTCAAGCGTTTTTGAAGAGTCTCAAGCAGGACTCCTCGGACCGAGGCGTACTGGCTGGATGAGAGCTGCTCGAGGTCGGTCTCGGTCATCCGGTCGATTTCCATCAGCCGGTTTTTCATGTCAGCACTCCGCTGTTCCACTGCCTCATGTAAAGACGTCGCGGATAGTCGAACGTTTCAGGATTTCCCCACGGATCCCGCTGCGGGACGCGCCGCCGGACCCCTGGTTCGACCACGGACATGGTCGTTGCCGGGTCCGGCGGCGCTCGGCCGGACCATCAGTTGAATTCAACGCTGCGATCGCCCGTGGGGGTCTCGACCTTCTGCGGCGGCTGAGACTCCGGGGACGGGACGATTTCGAAGTACTCGCCGACCTGGCGGAGCAGTTCTTTCTCGTCGATGGTGTCGACGGGGATCGTCTGGACGAAGCGAGCCTCGTGGGCGAGGACGCGTTCGGCCACGTCGAGTCGGGTCTTGATCTCGGTGATGAGCTTTTCGGTCTTGGCCAGTTTGCTGCTGTCGATGGCCAGCGGGGAGCCCGCGCCGGCGGCCTTGACGAGGCGGTACTGGCTTTCGAGGGACTTGATCTGGTCTTCGAGTCGGACCTTTTGGCTGCGGGTTCGGTCGAGCATCTGCATGGCGGTGGCGAGGGACCGTTCGCGGGTGGTCAGCAGTCGCCGCTTGCCTTCGAGGACGACCTCGGCCTCCTTGTAGCGATCGAAGGCGGCTGAGAGGTCTTCCGTGAGCTGGTCGCGGGTGTAGGTGAAGCCGGCCAGGCGGTAGGTTGGCGCGCCGTCGGCGAGGTGATCGCGGAGTCGGCAGATCTTGGTGCGATGGTCTTCGAGGGCCTGTTCGGATCGGACGATGTCGCCCTTGAGTCCGGCGACCTCGACCTCTTCCTGGGCGATCAGTCGGATGTTGGCGTGCATTTCGGGGATGATCTGTTCGAGGAGGTTCTGGGCCCGCTGGAGTTCGAATTCGATGGGGACTGCGTTCTTAACGCTTGTGCGGACTGAACTTGCGGAGGTTTTGAGGTAGCTGACGGCGTCTTTGCCGAACAGCAGTCCTCCGGTGAGGCTCAGCCCCGCCACGGACAGGACACCGAGTTTGATCCACTTGGTAATCATTGTGACACTCCTTCAGACAACCGGACTTATTCGTTGCGGTTACGATTTCAACGGTCTTTCGACCACAAGGGGTTTGACGAGGGGGGGAGGAGAATATTTCTGGGGGAGAATTCAGTGGTCAGAACTCAGAATGAAGGCAAAAGGCAGAATGCAAAGCGGGACAGGGGAATTGAACAGAAGGGCGCAAAGAACACGAAGGGGGAAGATGAGGAGTCGGGGGGGAGGGAAGGCTTTAGGCTTTGGGCTCTAGGCTTTAGGGGTCCGCCGGAGGCGGACGGGGGAGGGTTGAACTGCCAAGAAGCCAAGAGCGCCAAGGTGGAGAAGAAGGCGGAGGGAGTCCGGTGATCAGGAGGGAGAGGCGGGTTTCCCGCAGAGGGGCTGAGACGCAGAGAGGGAGAAGAAAGAGATTTGAACAGGAGGCAGCAACGGGAGCGAAGAGGGGCTTAAGTAGAAACTCAAGACCTGACCCCGGGGGTCTGAGGGTCGGTGCTCGTGCGGGTGGGAGATTGATCTGTCGGAGCGTGGTGGGGTATAGTCGGGTCTGGTGGGTGGGATTGGGCGAGTGGTGGCGCGGCTGCGGTTTGGCGGTGCGAGCAGTTTGGCGCAGCGACTCGTCTGACTCGAAGTACAAGGGGTTGCCGCGGCTGGTGGAGCAGGAATAGCTGATGCCGACGTTGGAATGGACGGGAAAAAGGCGGTTTTGAACCGCCAGGGTGAGGTGGCCTGACATTTGGGCAGATGCCGTAAACAGATCAAGGCGACATGACGGTAATGGAGGAACGCGGGTATGGGCGACATGAAAACGTGTCCGTTGTGTCGGCAACCGGCAGAAGGCAGCTTCTCATCCATGTACGACGTGGTTTGCTTCGACTGCGACAACTGTGGAGGCTACAGCATCGACCGAGTTTTAGTTGATGACCTAGAGGGGGCGAACGACGACCGGCCTTTTAAGCTGGCGTGCTTGCTGTGTGAACAGAAACTACGCAATCCCAAACGTTCGGTCGGTGTGTTCTATGAACCGGACATCTCCAATGTGAATCCAAATGATCGTACCGTTCTGTGGCAAGTGGATGAGTTGCTGGCGAGACCAAGTGCATTTCGATACCCGGCAGTACAACCATATCGTCTACGAGGACGCCGAGGACCTTCGCGTGAAGCTTCGCAACCGGATCGCCGCGACGATTCACTGAGCAGTACCGTGCTGCATGTGGAGCAGCATCAATGGCAGAGGCAGGCGAGTGGCGGCTGTGTGTTGTCATCTGCAGATTGCGGAAAAGGCGAGGCGGCGCTCGGGGAATGTGGTAGCAGGGCATGACCCGCGTCGGGTTTCGCTTGCGTGAGCGTCAGATGAGCTGAGAATATGGCCGGTCGGTGGGTGGTGTTCCAGTTTTCCGTCAGCCTCATGGCTGTAATTGCCATAACGTCCAATTGCAGAGCAAATTATGCCGGCGTCATTTTGGGCGGAGGTAGGATGCGCTCCGGCGGCGGATCGCATTAATTAGAATTATATCAATCCGCCTTTGTTTATTCTCTGTGTGGCTGTTGGTGAGCCGTTGAGGCACGCGGTGCGGCGCCTCCGGGGAATATCGCAAAATTACGATATTTGGCTTGACTTTGTATCGCAATAATGCGATAGTTCTTATAGAAAGGAATCTTGATGCCCAAGACTGACGTCGTGATTTACGCTGAGACGGATGGATCCGTCCCGCTGTTGGAGTGGCTCGACGAACTGCCGGCAAAGGTCCAGGACAAGTGCATGGCAAAGGTGGAACGACTTGGAGAACTTGGTCATGAGTTGCGTCGGCCGGAAGCTGACATTCTTCGCGACAAGATTCACGAGCTGCGCATCGGTTTTCAGGGCATCAACTATCGCGTGTTGTATTTCTTTCATGGTCAGCAGGCGGTGCTATCGCATGGGTGCACGAAGGAGGGCAGAGTTCCCGACAGGGAGATAGACGAAGCGGTCAGACGGAGACGGTGCTTCGAAGAGGACCCGATGCGACACAGTTACAGGGAGTAGTCAAGATGGAAGAGAAGAAGAAGACAACGGATGCACTGAAGATATTGAAGGACCGGTACGTCAAGGGCGATTCGAATCGCGAGGCTTCGGTTCGCGAAGAGAAGGTGAACTCCGCAGTTGCTTCGATAATCTATGAACTCAGAAAGGACGCCGGCCTGAGTCAACGCGATTTGGCTGAACTGGTTGGAACGACGCAGTCAGTGATCAGCCGATTGGAGGATGCAGACTACGACGGGCACTCACTATCGATGCTGAGCCGGATTGCCAGGGCGCTGAAGCAGAAGCTCACAGTCGTCATGGAGGCAGATATTCCCGAGGCGGGGTTATTGCAGGATGCATTTTGTCAGTTCGTTCAGATGCTACGAAAACGCCAGAAGTTGACGGTGGATATGCTGGCCTCGCGACTGGATGTGGACCGAGATGAGCTTGCGGCGCTGGAGCGCGGTCGAAGATGCAGGCCGAATCCGCTTCTCATACACAAGCTGAGCCAGTTCTTTGGCGTACCAGAACGGCGATTCTTGATGCTGGCTGGCGCCATTCGGGATGTGCCGAGGGATGTCACGGAACGGGCATCCCGGTTTGCGGCGCACTCGGATTCTCTGGCGGCGTTGACCCGTGAGGAAAAACGGCTGCTTGATGAATTTGTGGAGTTCATTAAGGCTGAGGCGTAGGATGTGGGGCGGAGGGCAGGCACAAGGCCTGCCCGTACGGGGAAGAGGCAGGGACGAGGGTTGGGGGTACGAGTTTTTGAGTGGACAGTTTGGGGGGTTCTTTGTATGACATGGCGGCGTTGGCGATGGGTTTGACTATGCGCAGGAGATTGGCGGATGAAGTTGGACAATGGTCTGGTTCGGTTTGAGTTTGACGAGGCGACGGGCGGTCTGGTTCAGATTACGGATCGGGCGAGCGGCCGGCGGTGGCTGAACGATTCGCGCGGGTGTCGGCTGGCGAAGCTGATCGTACCGACGCCGGAGCATTGTTCGATGCCGCTGCGCTCGCACGAGGCGGGTCGGCCGACGATGCGGCGTTTGGCGGACGGGTTGGAGATTGCGTTCCCGGAGTTGAGTTATCGCGGACGGAAGATGGGGGTGTTTTTGACGGTTCGGGTTCGTCTGCCGGAGGGTCGGTCGGAGGGTTTGTTCTCGGCTGAGATTCGCAACGAGAGTCCGCATCGGGTTCACGAGATGTGGTTTCCGTGGCTTGGCGGTCGTCGGAGGCGGGCGGGCGGATCGGCGGACGTGGTGACGACGAGCAAGACGCGGATCGGCGACATTCACGGGGCGCTGGCGGGCGGCGGGAAGCTGGCGCACACTTTTGGGCATCACAACCAGCGGCTTGGGATGGATCCGACGCACATGCTGCCGATGATGGATATGAGCAGCGACGGGTGCGGGCTGTCGTACATCAAGTACGAGCGTCAGCCGTCGCCGC
Coding sequences within:
- a CDS encoding type II toxin-antitoxin system RelE/ParE family toxin, producing the protein MPKTDVVIYAETDGSVPLLEWLDELPAKVQDKCMAKVERLGELGHELRRPEADILRDKIHELRIGFQGINYRVLYFFHGQQAVLSHGCTKEGRVPDREIDEAVRRRRCFEEDPMRHSYRE
- a CDS encoding transcriptional regulator, translating into MEEKKKTTDALKILKDRYVKGDSNREASVREEKVNSAVASIIYELRKDAGLSQRDLAELVGTTQSVISRLEDADYDGHSLSMLSRIARALKQKLTVVMEADIPEAGLLQDAFCQFVQMLRKRQKLTVDMLASRLDVDRDELAALERGRRCRPNPLLIHKLSQFFGVPERRFLMLAGAIRDVPRDVTERASRFAAHSDSLAALTREEKRLLDEFVEFIKAEA